The Glycine max cultivar Williams 82 chromosome 12, Glycine_max_v4.0, whole genome shotgun sequence genome window below encodes:
- the LOC100813623 gene encoding cyanogenic beta-glucosidase produces MKQTTKQDISQDMAFSGYFLLGLIALVIVRSSKVTCEELAVNTVSPIIDISLSRNSFPEGFIFGAGSSSYQFEGAAKEGGREPSVWDTFTHNYPGKIMDRSNGDVAIDSYHHYKEDVGMMKDMNLDSYRFSISWSRILPKGKLSGGINQEGINYYNNLINELVANGIQPLVTLFHWDLPQALEDEYGGFLSPRIVKDFRDYAELCFREFGDRVKYWVTLNEPWSYSQNGYANGRMAPGRCSAWMNLNCTGGDSSTEPYLVTHHQLLAHATAVRVYKTKYQASQSGVIGITLVANWFLPLRDTKSDQKATERAIDFMYGWFVDPLTSGDYPKSMRSLVRTRLPKFTAEQSKLLIGSFDFIGLNYYSTTYASDAPHLSNARPSYLTDSLVTPAYERDGKPIGIKIASDWLYVYPRGIRDLLLYTKEKYNNPLIYITENGINEYNEPILSLEESLMDIFRIDYHYRHLFYLRSAIRDGANVKGYYVWSLFDNFEWSSGYTSRFGMIFVDYKNNLKRYQKLSAQWFKNFLRKETRLYSSCK; encoded by the exons ATGAAACAAACGACTAAGCAAGATATATCACAAGATATGGCATTCAGCGGTTATTTCCTTTTGGGCCTCATAGCTCTTGTTATTGTTAGGTCTTCCAAAGTTACATGCGAAGAATTAGCAGTTAATACAGTTTCACCTATTATTGACATTTCACTCAGTCGGAACAGTTTCCCAGAAGGGTTCATCTTTGGGGCGGGATCTTCCTCGTACCAGTTCGAAGGTGCAGCAAAGGAAGGTGGTAGAGAACCAAGTGTATGGGATACCTTCACCCATAATTATCCAGGTAAGATCATGGATAGAAGCAACGGAGACGTCGCCATTGACTCATATCACCACTACAAGGAAGATGTTGGGATGATGAAGGATATGAATTTGGATTCATATAGATTTTCCATATCATGGTCAAGGATTCTCCCTA AAGGAAAGCTAAGTGGAGGTATAAATCAAGAAGGAATCAACTATTACAACAACCTTATCAATGAGCTAGTAgctaatg GTATACAACCACTTGTGACTCTTTTTCATTGGGATCTTCCCCAAGCATTAGAAGATGAGTATGGTGGCTTTTTAAGTCCGCGCATAGT GAAAGATTTCCGAGACTATGCGGAACTTTGCTTCAGGGAATTTGGTGATAGGGTAAAGTATTGGGTTACATTGAATGAGCCATGGAGTTACAGCCAAAATGGCTATGCAAATGGGCGAATGGCACCTGGTCGTTGTTCTGCTTGGATGAATCTGAATTGCACTGGAGGTGATTCTTCAACGGAGCCTTATTTGGTTACACATCACCAACTTCTTGCTCATGCAACAGCTGTTCGTGTGTACAAGACCAAGTATCAG GCATCTCAAAGTGGTGTGATAGGCATAACCTTGGTAGCTAATTGGTTTTTGCCGCTCAGAGATACCAAATCTGATCAAAAGGCTACAGAAAGAGCAATTGACTTCATGTATGGATG gtTCGTGGATCCATTAACCTCTGGAGACTATCCAAAAAGCATGAGATCACTTGTGCGGACACGATTACCAAAGTTTACTGCAGAGCAATCCAAACTACTTATTGGTTCATTTGATTTTATTGGCCTAAACTATTACTCTACAACATATGCCTCTGATGCACCTCATCTAAGTAACGCCCGACCTAGCTACTTAACAGATTCTCTTGTCACTCCTGCAT ATGAACGTGATGGGAAACCTATTGGAATAAAG ATTGCCTCTGATTGGTTATATGTTTATCCAAGAGGAATTCGAGATCTTTTATTATATACCAAGGAAAAGTACAACAATCCTTTGATTTACATCACTGAAAATG gTATAAATGAGTATAATGAACCAATATTATCACTTGAAGAGTCTCTTATGGATATATTCAGAATTGATTATCATTATCGTCATCTCTTTTATCTTCGATCAGCAATTAG GGATGGTGCAAATGTGAAAGGATATTATGTATGGTCTTTGTTCGACAATTTTGAGTGGTCTTCAGGCTATACATCACGTTTCGGGATGATCTTCGtggattataaaaataatttgaagagaTACCAAAAACTCTCTGCACAATGGTTCAAGAATTTTCTCAGGAAAGAAACCAGGCTTTATAGCTCttgtaaataa